The Calditrichota bacterium genome has a segment encoding these proteins:
- a CDS encoding ribosomal L7Ae/L30e/S12e/Gadd45 family protein, giving the protein MLLTELGIVGLARRAGKVAIGREAARIAILRHHCRVLLLAQDAPTRVRTRLTAMAESYQVPVVEVVSKAALGERLGCPEVVAAAVCDQSFAEGILNKCLPARDAGASGEPPATDTPEHSRR; this is encoded by the coding sequence ATGTTGCTCACTGAGTTGGGCATTGTCGGCCTCGCCCGGCGAGCCGGCAAGGTAGCCATCGGTCGCGAGGCAGCACGCATAGCCATCCTGCGCCACCACTGCCGCGTGCTCCTGTTGGCACAAGATGCGCCGACCAGGGTTCGCACTCGCCTTACTGCCATGGCCGAGTCGTACCAGGTGCCCGTTGTGGAGGTGGTCAGCAAAGCTGCGCTGGGGGAGCGACTGGGGTGCCCGGAGGTCGTCGCGGCAGCGGTGTGTGACCAGAGCTTCGCGGAGGGGATTCTCAACAAGTGCCTCCCCGCGCGGGATGCAGGCGCTTCCGGAGAACCACCAGCAACGGATACCCCAGAGCATAGCAGGCGATAG
- a CDS encoding ECF transporter S component: MKRSKVLARLSLLAALTVAGQAAGLPQPFTGPFVNAMLLVTVALVGWIPAVGLGCITPVVALLRGLLPAGLGLAVPVIALGNGLLVSAYAAMARLWGRPPAYPGALAGTVAVAGAALAKYLWLTLGVKVLLPFVLGAKLPPSLVLVLTTWQLFTALAGGFAALAFCAVLVRTGLLSLWRSEEGEEAGC, encoded by the coding sequence GTGAAACGCTCGAAGGTGCTTGCCCGGCTCTCACTTTTGGCCGCCTTGACGGTCGCAGGCCAGGCCGCAGGTCTTCCGCAGCCGTTCACCGGTCCATTCGTGAACGCCATGCTGCTTGTCACGGTGGCCCTTGTTGGGTGGATACCCGCTGTGGGCCTCGGGTGCATCACGCCGGTCGTGGCCCTGCTGCGCGGGTTGCTCCCAGCAGGACTTGGTCTGGCAGTGCCGGTCATCGCACTGGGCAATGGGCTTCTCGTCAGCGCGTATGCGGCCATGGCTCGCCTGTGGGGGCGGCCGCCAGCTTACCCTGGCGCGCTGGCCGGAACTGTGGCGGTGGCGGGAGCGGCACTGGCCAAGTATCTCTGGCTTACGCTTGGGGTGAAAGTGCTGCTCCCATTCGTCTTGGGCGCCAAATTGCCCCCATCGCTTGTCCTCGTCCTGACTACCTGGCAGCTCTTTACTGCACTGGCCGGAGGATTTGCTGCGCTGGCCTTCTGCGCCGTATTGGTGAGGACTGGTCTCTTGTCCTTGTGGC
- a CDS encoding YlxR family protein: protein MKHSKSSHAGHLPLRTCVGCRQVREKRRLLRIVRASDGTLTVDDEGTAPGRGAYVCRNAACVQLARKRRALDRSLRIHVPESLYDALSKIVGGNDVAH, encoded by the coding sequence ATGAAGCACTCTAAAAGCTCACACGCCGGACATCTCCCTTTGCGCACCTGCGTGGGTTGTCGCCAGGTACGCGAAAAGAGGCGCTTGTTGCGCATCGTCAGAGCCAGCGACGGCACGTTGACCGTGGATGACGAGGGCACGGCCCCTGGCCGAGGTGCGTACGTGTGCCGCAATGCCGCCTGCGTGCAGCTTGCTCGCAAGCGGCGCGCTCTTGACCGCTCGTTGCGCATCCATGTGCCGGAGAGCCTCTACGATGCGCTGAGCAAAATAGTCGGGGGCAACGATGTTGCTCACTGA
- a CDS encoding endonuclease III — MHLLEAAFGEPRWRGPADPLDVLIRTILSQNTNDRNRDRAYEALRALYPRWELLLEAPVAEVAAAIRPAGLSNQKSARIKQILSWIRQTYGALDLRAICAQPPEQVEETFLKLKGIGIKTISVVLMFACGHDVFPVDTHVHRICLRLGLVPQGASAEKTHYLMQPLVPKGKAYSLHMNLLRLGRTVCRARTPACQVCPLRALCPYPDKAKT, encoded by the coding sequence GTGCACCTGCTGGAGGCGGCATTTGGCGAACCGCGCTGGCGCGGCCCTGCAGACCCTCTCGACGTGCTCATCCGCACCATTCTGTCGCAGAATACCAACGACCGCAACCGGGATCGCGCCTACGAGGCCTTGCGAGCCCTCTATCCGCGCTGGGAACTGCTGCTCGAAGCGCCGGTCGCCGAGGTGGCTGCTGCCATCCGTCCCGCCGGACTGAGCAATCAGAAAAGCGCGCGTATCAAGCAGATCCTTTCCTGGATACGCCAGACGTACGGCGCCCTCGACTTGCGCGCAATTTGTGCGCAACCACCCGAGCAGGTGGAGGAGACTTTTCTGAAGCTCAAGGGGATCGGCATCAAGACCATCAGCGTCGTGCTCATGTTCGCCTGTGGACACGACGTCTTTCCGGTGGACACACACGTGCACCGCATCTGCCTGCGCTTGGGCCTGGTGCCACAAGGCGCCAGCGCTGAGAAGACCCACTACCTCATGCAGCCGCTTGTGCCCAAAGGCAAGGCCTACTCCCTGCACATGAACCTCTTGCGCCTGGGAAGGACCGTCTGCCGCGCCCGCACACCTGCCTGCCAGGTCTGCCCATTGCGTGCTCTCTGCCCGTATCCCGATAAGGCCAAGACCTGA
- a CDS encoding QueT transporter family protein yields the protein MTSKQIATAGIIGALYAALTVVLAPISYGPLQVRVAEALTVLPFVTPWAIPGLYFGCMVANVFGGLGPVDIFGGSFITLVAACLTYLLRRAGKAWLAPLPPIFCNAVGVSLYLHRIAGMPYWLTVLYIGAGEAIACYALGYPLLVVLRKRLHPARGGTC from the coding sequence GTGACAAGCAAACAGATTGCCACAGCTGGGATTATCGGCGCCTTATATGCGGCGCTCACCGTGGTCCTGGCGCCCATCAGCTATGGGCCGCTGCAGGTGCGGGTGGCCGAGGCGCTCACGGTGCTCCCTTTTGTCACGCCCTGGGCAATTCCAGGCCTCTACTTCGGCTGCATGGTGGCAAATGTCTTTGGTGGCCTGGGCCCGGTGGATATCTTCGGCGGCAGCTTTATCACTCTGGTGGCCGCCTGCCTCACCTACCTGCTGCGCCGCGCCGGCAAGGCCTGGCTGGCACCGCTCCCGCCTATCTTTTGCAATGCCGTCGGCGTAAGCCTCTACCTTCACCGCATCGCCGGCATGCCGTACTGGCTCACGGTCTTGTACATCGGGGCGGGAGAGGCTATCGCCTGCTATGCTCTGGGGTATCCGTTGCTGGTGGTTCTCCGGAAGCGCCTGCATCCCGCGCGGGGAGGCACTTGTTGA